From the genome of Argentina anserina chromosome 4, drPotAnse1.1, whole genome shotgun sequence, one region includes:
- the LOC126790482 gene encoding protein transport protein SEC23-like: MSEMANTDPEGIDGVRMTWNVWPRTKVEASKCVIPLAACISPIRFHTDIPTLPYAPLRCKTCSAVLNPFSRVDFTARIWICPFCYQRNHFPPHYSAISETHLPGELYPQYTTIQYSLPAPDASLPLPPPVFVFVLDTCMIEEEMGYVKSALKQAIGLLPENALVGFISFGTQVQVHELGFNELSKVYVFRGSKEISKDQVLDQLGLGTSGRRSGPVGGGAGYHNHPKGVPNGFPNSGVTRFLLPASECECTLDNLLDELQSDQWPVPPGNRSSRCTGVAVSIAAGLLGACVAGTGARIVALVGGPCTEGPGAIVSKDLSEPVRSHKDLDKDAAPYFKKAIKFYDSLAKQLVSQGHVLDLFASALDQVGVAEMKVAIEKTGGLVVLAESFGHSVFKDSFRRVFEQGEQSIGLCFNGTLEINCSKDIKIQGVIGPCTSLEKKGPAVADTSIGEGNTTAWKMCSLDRSTCLTVFFDLSSSDQSNTPGTVNPQLYLQFLTSFQNPQGQMMLRVTTITRRWIDSSVSAEELVQGFDQETAAVVMARKTSLKMEAEESFDATRWLDRGLIRLCSKFGDYRKDDPASFTLNPCFSLFPQFMFNLRRSQFVQVFNNSPDETAYFRMLLNRENITNAALMIQPSLIAYSFNSLPQPALLDVASIAADKILLLDSYFSIVIFHGMTIAQWRNMGYQNQQEHQPFAQLLQAPHDDTQMIIRERFPVPRLVVCDQHGSQARFLLAKLNPSATYNNAHEMAAGSDVIFTDDVSLQVFFEHLQRLAVQS; encoded by the exons ATGTCGGAGATGGCGAACACCGACCCCGAGGGCATCGACGGCGTCCGGATGACGTGGAACGTCTGGCCCCGCACCAAAGTCGAAGCCAGCAAGTGCGTGATCCCACTCGCCGCCTGCATCTCCCCGATCCGCTTCCACACCGACATCCCCACTCTCCCCTACGCGCCTCTCCGCTGCAAGACCTGCTCCGCCGTCCTCAACCCTTTCTCCCGCGTCGACTTCACCGCCAGGATCTGGATCTGCCCCTTCTGCTACCAGCGCAACCACTTCCCTCCCCACTACTCCGCCATCTCCGAGACTCATCTCCCCGGCGAGCTCTACCCTCAGTACACCACCATCCAGTACTCTCTCCCCGCCCCCGACGCCTCCCTCCCCCTGCCGCCGCCGGTCTTCGTCTTCGTCCTCGACACGTGTATGATCGAGGAGGAGATGGGGTACGTCAAATCGGCGCTCAAACAGGCGATCGGGCTGCTGCCGGAGAATGCTCTCGTCGGATTCATCTCCTTCGGGACTCAGGTGCAGGTGCATGAGCTCGGCTTCAACGAATTGAGCaaggtctatgtgtttagAGGGAGCAAGGAGATTTCCAAAGATCAGGTGCTCGATCAATTGGGCCTCGGCACCTCCGGCCGCAGGTCCGGCCCTGTTGGTGGTGGTGCAGGGTACCATAACCACCCTAAGGGGGTTCCCAACGGGTTTCCTAACTCGGGAGTCACCAGATTTCTCCTGCCGGCTTCGGAATGCGAGTGCACGCTTGATAAT TTGTTGGATGAATTGCAAAGTGATCAGTGGCCTGTGCCGCCCGGGAATAGGTCGTCCAGGTGCACTGGGGTGGCGGTGAGTATTGCAGCCGGCTTGCTTGGGGCTTGTGTGGCTGGAACTGGGGCGCGGATTGTGGCCTTGGTTGGTGGTCCATGCACTGAAGGGCCGGGCGCG ATTGTTTCAAAAGATCTGTCTGAACCAGTGCGTTCTCATAAAGATCTGGATAAGGATGCGGCCCCATACTTTAAGAAAGCAATCAAGTTTTATGATAGTCTTGCGAAGCAGCTGGTTAGCCAGGGTCATGTCTTAGACCTATTTGCATCTGCACTTGATCAG GTTGGAGTTGCAGAAATGAAAGTTGCAATTGAGAAAACAGGGGGCCTTGTTGTTTTGGCGGAAAGTTTTGGCCATTCTGTATTCAAAGATTCTTTCAGGCGTGTCTTTGAACAAGGGGAGCAATCTATTGGCCTTTGTTTTAA TGGCACCCTTGAGATCAACTGTTCAAAGGACATCAAAATTCAGGGGGTCATCGGACCTTGCACATCATTGGAGAAG AAAGGACCTGCTGTTGCCGATACTTCTATAGGGGAAGGGAATACAACAGCATGGAAAATGTGTAGCCTTGACAGGAGTACATGCTTGACAGTTTTCTTTGACCTATCATCAAGTGATCAGTCAAATACGCCAGGAACAGTAAATCCACAATTGTATCTGCAGTTCCTTACAAG ttttcaaaatcctcaagGTCAAATGATGCTTCGAGTAACAACAATTACTAGACGATGGATAGATAGTTCTGTTAGCGCAGAG gaATTGGTTCAAGGATTTGACCAAGAGACTGCTGCTGTTGTAATGGCAAGAAAAACTTCTTTGAAAATGGAGGCAGAG GAGTCATTTGATGCCACGCGATGGCTGGATCGGGGACTTATTCGTCTCTGTTCCAAATTTGGTGACTATCGGAAAGATGATCCAGCATCCTTTACTTTAAATCCATGTTTTTCATTATTCCCTCAATTTATGTTCAATCTCCGCCGCTCGCAATTTGTACAG GTTTTCAACAACAGTCCAGATGAAACTGCCTATTTTCGCATGCTGTTGAATCGGGAGAATATAACCAATGCTGCCCTCATGATCCAACCATCATTAATAGCTTACTCATTTAATTCTCTACCTCAGCCAGCATTGTTGGATGTTGCTTCCATTGCAGCTGACAAAATTCTGTTGTTGGATTCATATTTTAGTATAGTCATTTTCCATGGAATGACAATAGCACAGTGGCGTAACATGGGGTACCAGAATCAGCAAGAACATCAG CCATTTGCACAATTATTGCAAGCCCCTCATGATGATACACAAATGATCATCCGTGAACGTTTCCCTGTTCCTAGGTTGGTGGTTTGCGATCAGCATGGTTCCCAG GCGAGGTTCTTATTAGCAAAGTTGAATCCTTCGGCAACGTACAACAATGCACATGAGATGGCCGCTGGATCAGATGTTATCTTCACAGATGATGTCAGTCTTCAGGTCTTTTTCGAGCATCTTCAGAGGCTAGCAGTGCAATCTTAG
- the LOC126792190 gene encoding uncharacterized protein LOC126792190, with the protein MQVEFAKLRSDAFEYHPSKVDSNGLEYHRWMSDIELYLTALGILATIREYNETLEVQPTTAEKARALVLMRRHMDASLLWDYMSIENPRELWLSLEARFGKIKDALLFDLKAKWSDLRFLDFKTVAEYNSVALCIRSMLHCFGVELTEGDLIEKTLSTFPNAAIVLSMQYRFAYDSQLITQFQQLMNFMLRAEKHNLLVTNHNTRPVGTQKVHDANYSSVSKRKRKQRNAAPQANHGQRRKRSHQRPYGPT; encoded by the coding sequence ATGCAAGTGGAATTTGCTAAACTGCGTTCTGATGCGTTTGAGTATCACCCATCTAAAGTAGACTCCAACGGTTTAGAATATCATCGATGGATGAGTGACATCGAGCTTTATCTGACTGCACTTGGGATTCTGGCAACAATTCGAGAATACAATGAAACACTTGAGGTTCAACCAACTACCGCCGAGAAGGCTCGAGCACTCGTGTTGATGAGGAGACATATGGATGCTTCACTCCTATGGGATTATATGTCAATCGAAAACCCTAGAGAGTTGTGGCTTTCTCTTGAAGCACGTTTTGGCAAGATTAAAGATGCCTTGCTcttcgacttgaaggcgaaGTGGAGTGACTTACGCTTCCTGGACTTCAAGACTGTTGCTGAATATAATTCAGTGGCACTTTGCATCAGATCGATGCTACATTGCTTTGGAGTAGAGCTCACCGAAGGGGACTTAATTGAGAAAACCCTTTCAACCTTCCCCAATGCTGCAATTGTGTTGTCGATGCAGTATAGATTTGCATACGATAGTCAACTGATCACGCAGTTTCAGCAACTTATGAACTTCATGCTACGTGCAGAGAAGCATAACCTACTGGTGACTAATCATAATACAAGACCGGTTGGAACTCAGAAGGTTCATGATGCGAATTACAGTAGCGTATCGAAAAGAAAGCGCAAGCAGCGGAACGCTGCACCACAAGCCAATCACGGCCAGCGTAGGAAGAGGAGCCACCAACGCCCGTATGGGCCAACTTAA
- the LOC126792191 gene encoding LOW QUALITY PROTEIN: protein PUTATIVE RECOMBINATION INITIATION DEFECT 1 (The sequence of the model RefSeq protein was modified relative to this genomic sequence to represent the inferred CDS: inserted 6 bases in 6 codons; deleted 1 base in 1 codon) codes for MYFDDSHSHNLHHYDEHSADNSISPPTTCSQGHRSSLVLQTNQGGSICLXQSPTVHVSYALSQLSQALSDPPFLRSLLTFHSRLLVSPLVQTLASFDDDPIARQVVDLVSALCDSADPSLAGDFVARLSDRLSSGALAWSRRQVYTLHCLGVLLNCQQSNPFAHIRDKNGLINNLVEGLQLPSEEIRGEILFVLYKVSALHYASEDADRYDLFLFFCPKLVRLSLEALIKTQSDNVRLNCIGLFLTSFILSKNSMSSSEGDSYGEATEDGKDMPILFTEAIKGPLLSTDTQVQISTLDLLFHYMSCEGTTCREIQVLVEESIADYVFEILRLSECKDPAVKSCLQVLAFRYLIFYQKQRLVVGFATLVPVLHXAEVPLHPVQNQTLKLILNCVSNCPGMLSSYHVEELVPVLTKMLKQHTDGDMGMPQETFTMTCSVLVAIIRTPSFHVSVNLVTSIKEALEYAVVACLSISNKHPGQLLHSLFLLKEAYLCSCEDNSTHSKIELQNFSLSLCTKHLLPWLITTFNEMEEETVLGVLEIFHLILLQDADNQAREFAVTLISSTWFTLSFGFLGLFPTEKMKWRVYLMLSSLVDVLLGTDTGQPIRDATSYLPSNPIDLSFLLGQRNSRDSELSSRQSAILLLLYISSLHDERLADDKLVLASLEQYILVNNSHLQSGATNSFTVMMLLYLYGLYRGLAKVSHQIFYSPKAERILFVGVLFQIVNQNEWDLSSARIHPISLKWFFPQERLIISLSYQLLKFCRRNTSNGADITSHGKISHVFNVNAIAELTVEEHSXTEGQEQEIVSVVNLMXTIVNIYPTVSDQLCRLGIGNAARILYCDPCYTQSPQIYTAFLVLIFKILCSVQHDTLSDDESWQAVIVKWINGITTKAADMWNHEXLLVIGILCLILRHSANAVLSEASKSIIFSISIISIINSVVHAACLKGPALVDHDEGTSMGEILIFLLLLNYFTIRSLHIVLPDIVDWKVFLDPSVRMQSFSFIGIYCHDLCRLMHFGSPVVHFGSPVVKLAASYCLLELFTRISEQRNRTGEELLCDKKYLSSVMACTENNESFGSVVNKRNDEFICIMQVCRKXKYTDSTKDDGAQEHREVIIDLDDLGEVCEYLIHLMSSESSLEKNSGGSHVENKRLLEELELFFRTLTVQDGN; via the exons ATGTACTTCGACGATTCTCACTCCCACAACCTCCACCACTACGACGAACACTCCGCCGACAATTCCATCTCGCCGCCGACGACATGCTCCCAGGGCCACCGCTCCTCCCTCGTCCTCCAAACCAACCAAGGCGGCTCCATCTGCC TCCAATCTCCCACCGTCCACGTGTCCTACGCTCTCTCCCAGCTCTCCCAGGCCCTCTCCGACCCTCCCTTCCTCCGCTCCCTCCTCACCTTCCACTCCCGCCTCCTCGTCTCCCCCCTCGTCCAAACCCTAGCCTCCTTCGACGACGACCCCATCGCACGACAAGTCGTCGATCTCGTCTCTGCGCTTTGCGATTCCGCCGATCCCTCGCTTGCCGGTGACTTCGTCGCTCGCCTCTCCGACCGGCTCTCCTCCGGCGCCTTGGCTTGGAGTCGCCGTCAGGTTTACACG CTTCACTGCTTAGGAGTTCTCCTGAACTGTCAGCAGAGTAATCCTTTCGCTCACATTAGAGACAAAAATGGCCTCATTAATAATCTTGTTGAAGGTCTTCAACTACCAAG TGAAGAGATTCGGGGAGAAATACTGTTTGTTCTGTACAAAGTATCTGCTCTCCACTATGCATCAGAGGATGCTGATAGATatgatctttttcttttcttttgccCCAAGCTAGTGCGTCTGTCTCTGGAGGCCCTCATAAAGACTCAAAGTGATAATGTCCGCTTGAATTGTATAGGTTTGTTTTTGACCTCTTTTATACTTT CAAAAAACAGCATGAGTTCATCTGAAGGAGATAGCTATGGAGAAGCTACAGAAGATGGAAAGGATATGCCCATATTATTCACCGAGGCCATCAAAGGCCCACTTCTTTCAACAGATACCCAAGTCCAGATCAGCACATTAGATTTGCTCTTTCACTATATGTCCTGTGAAGGCACTACGTGCAGAGAAATCCAAGTACTGGTTGAAGAAAGCATTGCAGATTATGTGTTTGAAATACTGAGGTTGTCAG AATGCAAGGATCCGGCGGTCAAATCTTGCCTTCAGGTACTTGCCTTCAGGTACTTGATATTTTATCAAAAACAGAGGCTTGTTGTTGGGTTTGCAACTCTGGTTCCAGTACTAC TAGCTGAAGTTCCTCTGCATCCGGTTCAGAATCAAACACTGAAGCTCATTTTGAATTGCGTTTCTAATTGCCCTGGAATGCTATCCTCCTATCATGTAGAGGAACTAGTTCCTGTTTTAACAAAGATGCTTAAACAACATACCGATGGGGATATGGGCATGCCTCAGGAGACATTTACAATGACCTGTTCAGTCCTTGTAGCTATCATAAGAACTCCATCTTTTCATGTGAGTGTGAATCTAGTAACATCAATTAAAGAAGCATTGGAGTATGCTGTCGTAGCTTGTCTGAGTATATCCAACAAACATCCCGGTCAACTTCTGCATTCACTGTTCCTACTTAAAGAGGCGTACTTGTGTAGTTGTGAAGACAACTCTACTCACTCTAAAATAGAATTACAAAATTTCAGTTTGAGTTTGTGTACAAAACATTTGTTGCCTTGGCTCATAACCACCTTCAATGAAATGGAAGAGGAAACTGTCCTTGGAGTACTGGAAATTTTTCATTTAATACTACTTCAGGATGCTGATAACCAAGCCAGAGAATTTGCAGTGACACTAATTTCAAGCACTTGGTTCACTTTGTCATTTGGATTTTTAGGCTTATTCCCTACAGAGAAGATGAAGTGGAGGGTGTATCTGATGCTCAGTTCACTGGTGGATGTGCTTTTGGGAACTgatactgggcaacccattaGGGATGCTACTTCATATCTGCCATCTAATCCCATTGATTTGTCTTTTCTACTTGGTCAAAGGAACTCGCGTGATTCTGAATTATCTTCTCGTCAATCTGCCATTTTGTTGCTCCTATACATCAGTTCTTTACATGATGAAAG ACTTGCAGATGATAAGTTGGTTTTAGCTTCTCTGGAGCAATATATTTTGGTCAACAATAGTCATCTCCAAAGTGGAGCCACTAATTCGTTCACGGTGATGATGCTGTTGTATCTCTATGGCCTTTATAGGGGTCTTGCTAAGGTTAGCCACCAAATCTTCTATAGTCCAAAAGCTGAAAGAATCCTGTTCGTCGGAGTTT TGTTTCAAATAGTAAATCAAAATGAGTGGGATTTGTCTTCTGCGAGAATTCATCCAATATCATTGAAATGGTTCTTTCCACAAGAGAGACTGATAATCTCCTTGTCT TATCAGcttctgaaattttgcagaaggAATACATCAAATGGTGCTGACATCACTTCCCACGGAAAGATTAGTCATGTATTTAATGTTAATGCAATTGCAGAGTTAACAGTAGAAGAACATA TAACAGAAGGTCAAGAGCAAGAGATAGTTTCTGTAGTCAATCTCA TCACTATTGTCAACATATATCCAACAGTTTCAGACCAGTTATGCCGTCTTGGTATTGGAAATGCAGCTCGGATTCTTTATTGTGACCCCTGCTATACACAGTCCCCACAGATATACACAGCATTCTTagttcttatttttaaaattctaTGCTCAGTGCAACATGATACTCTTTCTGATGATGAAAGTTGGCAAGCAGTGATTGTGAAG TGGATAAACGGTATCACCACAAAAGCTGCAGACATGTGGAATCACG TTCTCTTAGTAATTGGCATACTGTGCTTGATTTTGCGCCATTCTGCTAATGCAGTGCTTTCGGAAGCTTCAAAAAGTATCATTTTCAGTATTTCTATAATTTCTATAATCAATAGTGTAGTTCATGCAGCATGTCTTAAGGGGCCAGCATTGGTTGACCATGATGAAGGAACAAGCATGGGAGAGATTTTGATATTTCTGCTTCTTCTTAATTACTTCACTATAAGAAG TTTGCACATTGTTCTACCAGATATTGTGGACTGGAAAGTTTTCTTAGATCCCTCAGTTAGGATGCAGTCATTTTCCTTTATTGGCATATACTGCCATGACCTATGCAGACTAATGCATTTTGGATCTCCTGTGGTGCATTTTGGATCTCCTGTGGTCAAACTTGCTGCTTCATACTGCCTGTTGGAGTTGTTTACCAGAATATCTGAGCAGAGGAATAGAACAGGGGAGGAGTTGTTATGTGACAAAAAGTACCTCAGTTCTGTGATGGCG TGCACAGAGAACAATGAGTCATTTG GCAGTGTGGTAAACAAGAGAAATGATGAATTTATATGCATAATGCAGGTGTGCAGAA CAAAGTATACTGACAGCACTAAGGACGATGGTGCGCAAGAGCATAGAGAGGTGATAATTGACCTGGATGATTTGGGAGAAGTCTGTGAGTATCTCATCCATTTGATGTCATCAGAGTCGTCTCTAGAAAAGAATTCTGGAGGATCACATGTCGAAAATAAGAGATTGTTAGAAGAATTAGAGCTTTTCTTTAGAACTTTAACAGTACAGGATGGAAACTAA